The Candidatus Binataceae bacterium genome has a window encoding:
- the hisB gene encoding imidazoleglycerol-phosphate dehydratase HisB, which yields MAAKVKSARKPSGRRVTPVVIGPNSPQRAAELERKTRETQVKVALKVDGTGHGEIATGVPFLDHMLESFARHGFFDLKVEAHGDLHIDEHHTVEDVGIVLGRAFRQALGDRSGIRRFGEATVPLDEALCTAVVDISGRSYLSYEVPVAQERVGNFPTELVQDFMKAFSDEAGINLHLHLRAGRNPHHVIETVFKSFARAMDQASSLEPRVSGVLSTKGTLAS from the coding sequence ATGGCGGCAAAAGTAAAATCTGCCCGTAAACCGAGCGGGCGCAGAGTCACGCCCGTCGTTATCGGACCGAACTCACCACAGCGGGCGGCGGAACTGGAACGCAAGACGCGCGAGACGCAGGTTAAGGTTGCGCTCAAAGTCGACGGCACCGGCCACGGCGAGATCGCGACCGGGGTTCCTTTTCTCGACCACATGCTCGAAAGCTTCGCACGCCATGGGTTCTTCGACCTCAAGGTCGAAGCCCACGGCGACCTGCACATCGACGAGCATCATACGGTCGAAGATGTGGGCATTGTGCTGGGTCGCGCCTTTCGGCAGGCGCTGGGCGATCGCTCTGGAATCCGCCGCTTTGGTGAGGCGACAGTGCCGTTGGACGAAGCCTTATGCACGGCGGTGGTGGATATCAGCGGCCGCTCGTACCTTTCGTACGAAGTACCGGTGGCGCAAGAACGGGTTGGTAACTTTCCGACGGAGCTGGTGCAGGACTTCATGAAGGCATTCAGCGATGAGGCCGGCATCAACCTGCATCTGCACCTCCGCGCCGGCCGCAACCCGCATCACGTTATCGAAACCGTGTTCAAATCGTTCGCGCGGGCAATGGATCAAGCGAGCTCGCTGGAACCCCGGGTTTCGGGAGTGCTTTCCACCAAGGGGACGCTAGCGTCCTAG